A genomic stretch from Erwinia sp. E_sp_B01_1 includes:
- a CDS encoding SDR family oxidoreductase, translated as MIAVTGATGQLGRLVIEALLNKVPAAEIIAAVRTPEKATELAALGVQVREADYSRPETLLSAFSGVEKVLLISSSEVGAREAQHKAVIAAAKEAGVSLLAYTSLLHADTTPMGLGSEHRATEQALIASGVPYAILRNGWYSENYAASIAPAITHGAFIGAAAQGKIASASRQDYAEAAAAVLTRPDAAGNIYELAGDTAYTLEEYTAEIAAQSGMNIEYIDMPQADFAAALKGAGLPDWLAEMLADSDAGAAKGALFDQSHTLSKLTGRPTTPWQDVVKAFIPPL; from the coding sequence ATGATTGCTGTTACCGGCGCGACAGGCCAGCTTGGCCGCTTAGTGATTGAGGCTTTACTGAACAAGGTGCCTGCTGCGGAAATTATTGCGGCAGTACGAACCCCCGAAAAAGCGACGGAGCTTGCGGCGCTGGGCGTGCAGGTGCGTGAGGCCGACTACTCCCGGCCTGAAACGCTGCTGAGTGCGTTTAGTGGTGTGGAGAAAGTGTTGCTGATCTCTTCCAGTGAAGTGGGCGCGCGCGAAGCTCAGCATAAAGCCGTGATTGCCGCCGCCAAAGAAGCGGGCGTTTCGTTACTGGCTTACACCAGCCTGCTGCATGCAGATACCACCCCAATGGGTCTGGGCAGCGAACACCGCGCCACCGAGCAGGCGTTGATCGCTTCAGGCGTACCTTATGCCATTCTGCGCAACGGCTGGTACAGCGAAAACTATGCGGCCAGTATCGCTCCAGCCATTACGCACGGCGCGTTTATCGGCGCGGCGGCACAGGGGAAAATCGCTTCGGCAAGCCGTCAGGATTACGCCGAAGCGGCAGCTGCGGTTCTGACCCGTCCGGATGCTGCTGGCAACATCTACGAGCTGGCTGGTGATACCGCCTATACGCTTGAAGAATACACCGCTGAAATCGCCGCCCAAAGCGGTATGAACATTGAGTATATTGATATGCCGCAGGCGGATTTTGCCGCCGCGCTGAAAGGCGCAGGACTGCCAGACTGGCTGGCAGAAATGCTGGCAGATTCTGATGCCGGTGCGGCAAAAGGGGCGCTGTTTGATCAGAGCCACACCCTGAGCAAGCTGACTGGTCGCCCAACCACGCCGTGGCAGGATGTGGTTAAAGCCTTTATTCCCCCACTCTGA
- a CDS encoding helix-turn-helix domain-containing protein, which produces MIKNDSACTSLSDKFRRGELFDVNCPSRDVLKRLTSRWSLLILVALQDDRLRFSELRRKIGGISERMLAQTLRLMEEDGFVERTAYDVIPPHVEYHLSPLGHEVREQVVGLADWIEMNLHQILQKRREFTGESEE; this is translated from the coding sequence GTGATAAAAAATGATTCAGCCTGTACCTCACTCAGCGACAAGTTTCGCCGGGGTGAACTGTTCGATGTTAATTGCCCTTCACGGGATGTGCTGAAACGCCTGACCAGCCGCTGGAGCCTGCTGATCCTGGTCGCCCTGCAGGACGACAGGCTACGCTTCAGTGAATTGCGCAGGAAAATAGGCGGCATCAGCGAAAGAATGCTGGCGCAAACCCTGCGGTTGATGGAAGAGGATGGCTTTGTGGAGCGCACAGCTTACGACGTCATTCCACCGCATGTGGAATATCATCTCTCCCCACTGGGGCATGAAGTTCGCGAGCAGGTGGTTGGGCTGGCAGACTGGATTGAAATGAACCTGCATCAGATTCTGCAAAAACGCCGGGAATTTACCGGCGAGAGTGAAGAATAA
- a CDS encoding NUDIX hydrolase has protein sequence MEPKIGVGVLIVREGKLLLGRRLGSHGAESWSAPGGHLEFGETPEACAQREVLEETALIVGKTSRVTFTNDFFNEEKKHYVTLFLLAEEFSGTPERCEPEKCAGWAWFAADELPEPLFAPLATLHQQGELLPLLNHV, from the coding sequence ATGGAACCTAAGATTGGTGTAGGCGTACTGATTGTGCGGGAAGGCAAACTGTTACTGGGCCGACGTCTGGGAAGTCATGGCGCAGAAAGCTGGTCAGCGCCCGGCGGACATCTGGAGTTTGGCGAGACACCTGAAGCCTGCGCGCAGCGGGAAGTGCTGGAAGAGACGGCACTGATTGTAGGTAAAACCAGCAGAGTGACCTTCACTAACGACTTTTTTAATGAGGAAAAGAAACACTACGTTACGCTTTTTCTACTGGCGGAGGAGTTCAGCGGCACGCCGGAACGCTGTGAACCAGAGAAATGCGCCGGGTGGGCATGGTTTGCAGCAGATGAATTACCTGAGCCTCTGTTTGCTCCGCTGGCAACGCTTCATCAGCAGGGTGAGCTGTTACCATTATTAAATCACGTCTGA
- a CDS encoding Gfo/Idh/MocA family oxidoreductase has product MRIGLVGYGTGGQHFHAPFISAASGVELAGVVARAEATIARVKADFPDVPVYPSLTALLEAGVDIVTITTPPQTRRELVLEAINAGVAVIADKPFAPDASTGRELAAAAKAKGVVLGVYHNRRFDADILTLREVLEQQRVGKLWRVHNRMDLNDPNTLEGGEMGGLLRDMGSHLVDQAVWLLGPVKSVLAQTDLVERPEGPTDASFVITLNHTSGVHSHISSSKLNHLSARDIRAYGDRGSYVSNGTDVQAQAIFAGKRPTEDLANWGYEQPEYWGTLRTAEGEERIPSAQGCYHAYYEAFAKAVREGTEPPVTAGQAIMTLEVLDAALLSAREGRLVTIG; this is encoded by the coding sequence ATGCGAATTGGATTAGTGGGCTACGGCACCGGCGGACAACATTTTCATGCACCTTTTATCTCGGCAGCCAGCGGCGTTGAGCTGGCAGGCGTGGTGGCCAGAGCTGAGGCGACGATAGCGCGCGTCAAAGCTGATTTTCCTGATGTTCCAGTCTATCCCAGTCTGACTGCGCTGCTGGAGGCGGGCGTGGATATCGTGACCATCACCACGCCGCCGCAGACCCGCCGGGAACTGGTGCTGGAAGCCATTAATGCCGGTGTGGCGGTGATTGCTGACAAGCCTTTTGCTCCGGATGCCAGCACAGGACGTGAACTGGCCGCCGCCGCCAAAGCTAAAGGCGTGGTGCTGGGGGTTTACCATAACCGCCGTTTTGATGCCGATATCCTCACGCTGCGCGAAGTACTGGAACAGCAGCGGGTAGGCAAACTATGGCGGGTGCATAACAGAATGGATCTGAATGACCCCAACACGCTGGAAGGTGGTGAAATGGGAGGGTTACTGCGGGATATGGGCAGCCATCTGGTTGACCAGGCCGTGTGGCTGCTGGGGCCGGTGAAATCGGTTCTGGCGCAGACCGATCTGGTGGAACGGCCTGAAGGCCCCACGGATGCCAGTTTCGTCATTACCCTGAACCACACCAGCGGCGTCCATTCACATATCTCTTCTAGCAAGCTCAACCATCTTTCAGCGCGGGATATCCGTGCTTATGGCGATCGGGGGAGTTATGTCTCGAACGGTACGGACGTTCAGGCTCAGGCCATTTTTGCTGGCAAACGTCCAACAGAGGATCTGGCTAATTGGGGATATGAGCAGCCGGAATACTGGGGCACCCTGCGTACGGCTGAGGGCGAAGAGCGTATCCCTTCAGCTCAGGGCTGTTATCACGCTTATTACGAAGCCTTTGCCAAAGCCGTGCGGGAAGGGACTGAACCGCCAGTGACTGCCGGGCAGGCGATCATGACGCTGGAAGTGCTGGATGCCGCGCTGCTGAGTGCCAGAGAAGGGCGCCTGGTGACGATAGGGTAA
- a CDS encoding ABC transporter substrate-binding protein: MKKIALSALVMFACASTTAFAAESLRFGVDPTFPPFESKAPDGSLQGFDIDMGNALCHQMKVKCVWVQTGYDGIIPALQARKFDAILSAMAMTEKRRQQVAFTDMIYNTPSALVTKKNSGLKPDVASLKSKNVGVAQGTTQETYAKAVWAAAGINVVSYPNQEEIWPDLASGRVEATLTSAASAETGFLKSPQGKDYQISGDTLYDKKYFGEGVGIGLRKDDQARVEQINTALAELHKNGVYDKLAKKYFSFDVFHKLN, encoded by the coding sequence ATGAAAAAAATCGCCCTTTCCGCGCTGGTGATGTTCGCCTGTGCCAGCACCACGGCTTTTGCCGCTGAGTCGCTGCGTTTTGGCGTGGATCCGACTTTTCCGCCGTTTGAGTCTAAAGCACCGGATGGCTCCCTGCAGGGGTTCGATATTGATATGGGTAATGCGCTTTGCCATCAGATGAAGGTGAAGTGTGTCTGGGTGCAGACCGGTTATGATGGCATCATCCCGGCGCTTCAGGCGCGGAAGTTTGATGCGATCCTTTCAGCTATGGCAATGACAGAGAAACGCCGCCAGCAGGTGGCCTTCACCGACATGATTTACAACACGCCGAGTGCGCTGGTGACCAAAAAGAACAGCGGGTTGAAGCCTGATGTGGCTTCACTGAAAAGCAAAAACGTCGGCGTGGCGCAGGGCACAACTCAGGAGACCTATGCCAAAGCCGTCTGGGCCGCCGCGGGAATCAATGTGGTCTCCTATCCTAATCAGGAAGAGATCTGGCCTGACCTGGCCTCTGGTCGCGTAGAGGCTACGCTGACCAGCGCCGCTTCTGCAGAAACCGGCTTCCTGAAATCGCCACAGGGCAAGGATTACCAGATTAGCGGCGATACGCTGTATGACAAAAAATACTTCGGTGAGGGCGTAGGTATCGGGCTGCGCAAGGACGATCAGGCCCGCGTGGAGCAGATCAACACGGCGCTGGCTGAACTGCACAAGAATGGCGTCTACGACAAGCTGGCGAAAAAATATTTCAGCTTTGATGTGTTTCATAAGCTGAATTAA
- a CDS encoding alpha,alpha-trehalase produces the protein MIDNNQTDYETCYHDYEAGLDAIVEPQPEPIRGLPAPDMLTPSDRYQELFEAVQTSRIFTDSKTFADCAPKLEPERILYRYFMQREREDFNLLAFVLENFDLPKVHDSRYVSDPNKSMGEHIDSLWPVLTRKPEKHSEFSSLLPLPQPYVVPGGRFGEAYYWDSYFSMLGFAASGRTDLLKSMADNFAWMIDTYGHIPNGNRTYYLSRSQPPVFALMVELFEKDGINEAHRYLKHLKREYAFWMDGEETLTPNEAYRHVVMLSDGSVLNRYWDDRDTPRDESWIEDVETARNSARPSSEVYRDLRAGAASGWDFSSRWLSEPGRLESIQTTSIVPVDLNAFLYKLETTIARLSAGRNDQATAEQFQQKAVRRREILDRYLWDNEAGLYRDYNWRDREKGAFSAASVTPLYVGMASLEQATQTAAAIRSHLLAPGGILCTVEETGEQWDKPNGWAPMQWMAIQGFNNYGEELLAKEIAARWLQVVGATYHRHHKMVEKYNVAGRAPVLAGGGEYPLQDGFGWTNGVTRRLLAMYPDVAPQR, from the coding sequence ATCATTGACAATAACCAGACCGATTATGAAACCTGTTATCATGATTATGAGGCGGGTCTGGACGCGATAGTGGAGCCACAACCTGAGCCCATTCGCGGTCTTCCTGCACCGGACATGTTAACGCCGTCCGACCGTTATCAGGAGTTATTTGAGGCAGTGCAAACGTCGCGGATATTTACCGACAGTAAAACGTTTGCGGACTGTGCGCCAAAGCTGGAACCTGAAAGAATTCTGTACCGCTATTTTATGCAGCGTGAACGCGAAGATTTTAATCTGTTAGCGTTCGTGCTGGAGAATTTCGATCTGCCTAAAGTCCATGACAGCCGCTATGTTTCTGACCCCAATAAAAGCATGGGCGAACATATCGATTCGCTGTGGCCGGTGTTAACACGCAAGCCGGAAAAACATTCCGAATTCTCATCATTGCTCCCTCTGCCCCAGCCTTACGTGGTGCCGGGTGGGCGCTTTGGTGAAGCCTACTATTGGGATTCCTACTTCAGCATGCTGGGCTTCGCCGCCAGTGGCCGTACCGATCTGCTGAAAAGCATGGCTGACAACTTCGCCTGGATGATCGATACCTATGGCCATATCCCAAATGGTAACCGCACATACTACCTGAGCCGTTCACAGCCACCGGTTTTCGCCCTGATGGTTGAGCTGTTTGAAAAGGACGGTATCAATGAAGCGCACCGTTATCTGAAACATCTGAAGCGTGAATATGCTTTCTGGATGGATGGTGAAGAAACGCTGACGCCCAACGAAGCTTATCGCCATGTTGTGATGCTGTCTGATGGTTCGGTACTTAACCGTTACTGGGACGACCGGGATACGCCGCGTGATGAGTCCTGGATTGAGGATGTGGAGACCGCCAGAAATTCGGCCCGACCTTCCAGTGAAGTCTATCGTGATTTACGTGCCGGAGCGGCTTCAGGCTGGGACTTCTCGTCACGCTGGCTCAGCGAGCCGGGCCGTCTGGAAAGTATCCAGACCACCAGCATTGTGCCGGTTGACCTGAACGCGTTTCTTTACAAGCTGGAAACCACTATTGCGCGGTTATCAGCCGGCAGAAACGACCAGGCCACTGCTGAGCAATTCCAGCAGAAAGCCGTGCGCCGCCGCGAAATCCTGGACCGTTATCTCTGGGATAACGAAGCGGGCCTGTACCGTGATTATAACTGGCGCGACCGCGAAAAAGGCGCCTTCTCGGCGGCCTCTGTTACGCCATTGTATGTCGGCATGGCAAGCCTGGAACAGGCCACACAGACCGCCGCGGCTATCCGTTCGCATCTGCTGGCACCGGGCGGGATCCTTTGCACCGTTGAAGAGACGGGTGAGCAGTGGGATAAGCCTAATGGCTGGGCACCAATGCAATGGATGGCGATTCAGGGCTTCAACAACTACGGCGAAGAGCTGCTGGCGAAAGAGATCGCCGCCCGCTGGTTACAGGTTGTTGGCGCGACCTATCATCGTCACCATAAGATGGTTGAAAAGTATAACGTTGCTGGCCGCGCTCCCGTGCTGGCTGGCGGCGGTGAATACCCGCTGCAGGATGGCTTTGGCTGGACCAACGGCGTTACCCGCCGTCTGTTAGCCATGTATCCGGATGTGGCACCTCAACGCTAA
- a CDS encoding MFS transporter, which translates to MAPVVNKSAALHSESLSDEDDSLVSPLDNTAPINKTYITRGTRRFMHATLALFCAGLSTFAVLYCVQPILPVFSQSFHLTPAQSSLSLSVTTAMMALGLLVTGPLSDAIGRKSVMSVSMLLAALFTLMCATMSSWEGVLAMRALTGLALSGVAAVAMTWLSEELHPVFLSFSMGLYISGNSIGGLVGRLSTGMLADHFSWNVSLFVVGLFALAAAALFFRLLPPSQHFRACSLRPRKLLVNFMFQWRDMGLPMLFLVGFILMGSFVTLFNYVSYRFMAAPFSLSQTVVGLLSVVYLTGTFSSPRAGMMTVKYGRGVVLMGSLTMMLVGLLATQFTSLFLVLPGLMLFAGGFFAAHSVASSWVGHRARRARGQASSLYLFFYYLGSSVAGTLGGVFWHNWGWMGVSAFVAVMLSGGLFLANNLRKIPVLVKKVR; encoded by the coding sequence GTGGCACCGGTAGTAAATAAATCCGCAGCGTTGCACTCGGAAAGCCTCTCTGACGAGGATGACAGTTTAGTTTCCCCCCTTGATAATACCGCACCCATAAATAAAACCTATATAACGCGAGGCACGCGCCGGTTTATGCATGCCACGCTGGCGTTATTTTGTGCCGGGCTCTCTACTTTTGCCGTACTTTACTGCGTTCAGCCGATCCTGCCGGTGTTCTCGCAAAGCTTCCATCTCACGCCCGCTCAGAGCAGCCTGTCGCTCTCGGTGACCACGGCAATGATGGCGCTCGGCCTGTTGGTAACAGGGCCACTGTCGGATGCGATCGGGCGTAAGTCGGTGATGTCTGTTTCAATGCTGCTGGCGGCCCTTTTCACTCTGATGTGCGCCACCATGAGCAGTTGGGAAGGCGTACTCGCTATGCGGGCGCTAACGGGGCTTGCCCTGAGCGGCGTGGCAGCCGTGGCGATGACCTGGTTAAGCGAAGAGCTGCACCCGGTGTTTCTCTCCTTTTCGATGGGGCTCTACATCAGCGGCAACTCTATAGGCGGGCTGGTGGGCAGGCTCTCTACCGGGATGCTGGCAGACCATTTTTCGTGGAACGTTTCGCTGTTTGTGGTCGGGTTGTTTGCCCTGGCAGCGGCTGCGCTGTTCTTCCGTCTGCTGCCCCCTTCTCAACATTTCCGCGCCTGTTCGCTGCGTCCGCGTAAGCTGCTGGTGAACTTTATGTTCCAGTGGCGGGATATGGGCCTGCCAATGCTGTTCCTCGTCGGGTTTATTCTGATGGGCAGTTTTGTCACCCTGTTCAACTACGTCAGCTATCGCTTTATGGCGGCCCCGTTCTCACTCAGCCAGACAGTGGTGGGCTTGCTTTCCGTGGTCTATCTGACCGGAACCTTCAGTTCACCGCGTGCCGGGATGATGACGGTAAAGTATGGGCGTGGCGTAGTGCTGATGGGATCGCTGACCATGATGCTGGTGGGGCTGCTGGCTACTCAGTTCACCAGCCTGTTTCTGGTGCTGCCCGGCCTGATGCTGTTTGCCGGAGGCTTTTTCGCCGCACACTCGGTCGCCAGCAGCTGGGTCGGCCATCGCGCACGCCGTGCCAGAGGCCAGGCTTCTTCGCTGTATCTGTTCTTCTACTACCTGGGTTCCAGCGTGGCGGGCACCCTGGGTGGCGTGTTCTGGCATAACTGGGGCTGGATGGGCGTTTCGGCTTTTGTGGCTGTGATGCTGAGCGGCGGCCTGTTCTTAGCTAACAATCTGCGTAAAATTCCGGTACTGGTGAAGAAAGTTCGCTGA
- a CDS encoding LysE family transporter, with protein MTLTLWLAYTGIIATLIAIPGPSALINMTHGLRYGRRCALATVLGGVLSAMTLMTASALGLGAILAASTTAFTVLKVVGAAYLIWLGISAWRDPGHVENAVATEQPEERPDSLKLFRKGYMVGISNPKDLLFFAALFPNFIDASQPHAAQFATLAVTWAVIDFSLMFAYACAGRRLSSVFANPKRLRMLNRSTGTLFVFAGSALAISAR; from the coding sequence GTGACGTTGACACTCTGGCTGGCCTATACCGGGATCATTGCCACCCTTATCGCTATCCCTGGCCCCTCGGCGCTGATCAATATGACCCACGGCTTACGCTATGGTCGCCGCTGTGCGCTGGCTACCGTACTGGGTGGCGTGCTCTCTGCTATGACCCTGATGACCGCCTCCGCGTTAGGCCTGGGAGCGATTCTGGCCGCCTCCACGACCGCCTTTACCGTACTGAAGGTAGTGGGCGCGGCTTATCTGATCTGGCTCGGTATCAGCGCCTGGCGTGACCCTGGTCACGTAGAAAATGCCGTCGCTACAGAGCAGCCAGAAGAGCGGCCCGACAGCCTGAAACTGTTCCGCAAAGGCTATATGGTAGGGATCAGCAATCCTAAAGATCTGCTATTTTTCGCCGCACTGTTCCCTAACTTCATTGATGCCAGCCAGCCCCATGCGGCGCAGTTCGCCACGCTGGCGGTGACCTGGGCGGTGATCGATTTCAGCCTGATGTTTGCCTATGCCTGCGCCGGACGCCGGCTCTCCTCTGTGTTTGCCAACCCAAAACGTTTGCGGATGCTGAACCGTTCTACCGGCACCCTGTTCGTTTTTGCTGGCAGCGCGCTGGCCATTTCAGCCAGATGA
- a CDS encoding LysR family transcriptional regulator, whose product MSDVENLQGMVVFAKVVETLSYTETAKLLGISKSSVSKEISALEVRLGTKLLQRTTRKILVTDVGMTWYHYCARILSEVKSADLFIRQYHEEPTGSLRVVAPVTFGCQCIVPVLNAFVANNLHVSVDLDLTDRPVNLVDDNVDLAIVIRRDAPEHGHSKLLMDISWGLYASPDYLHRFPPITQPDDLPRHDFALFRGPAHTISLPFRKEKQKLDIEVRSRFRANNSTALVNTAIAQTGIAYLPAYVAQEAVKEGKLCQVLPEWEMDVYQSWILTRESSLISPRVRVFIEALQKALGQQK is encoded by the coding sequence ATGAGCGACGTTGAGAACCTGCAGGGAATGGTCGTCTTCGCCAAAGTGGTGGAGACGCTGAGTTATACCGAAACGGCAAAGCTGCTGGGAATATCAAAATCTTCAGTCAGCAAAGAGATCTCAGCGCTGGAGGTCCGGCTTGGCACCAAACTGCTGCAGCGCACGACGCGTAAAATCCTGGTGACCGATGTCGGCATGACCTGGTATCACTACTGCGCCCGCATCCTCAGCGAAGTCAAAAGCGCCGATCTGTTTATTCGTCAGTATCACGAAGAACCCACCGGCAGCCTGCGAGTGGTCGCCCCTGTCACCTTTGGCTGCCAGTGCATCGTGCCGGTGCTGAATGCGTTCGTGGCGAACAACCTGCATGTGAGTGTTGATCTGGATCTTACCGACAGGCCGGTCAATCTGGTTGATGACAATGTCGATCTGGCGATTGTTATCCGCCGCGATGCTCCCGAACACGGGCACAGCAAACTGCTGATGGATATCAGCTGGGGCCTGTACGCCTCTCCGGATTATCTGCACCGTTTTCCGCCGATTACCCAGCCTGACGATCTGCCCCGCCATGACTTTGCCCTGTTTCGCGGCCCGGCCCACACCATCTCCCTGCCGTTCCGCAAAGAGAAACAGAAGCTGGATATCGAAGTGCGCAGCCGTTTTCGCGCCAATAACAGCACTGCACTGGTGAATACGGCCATTGCACAGACGGGGATCGCCTATCTGCCAGCCTATGTGGCGCAGGAAGCGGTTAAAGAAGGCAAACTGTGTCAGGTGTTACCCGAATGGGAAATGGATGTGTATCAGTCATGGATCCTGACCAGAGAGAGCAGCCTGATTTCACCGCGCGTCAGGGTATTTATTGAAGCGTTACAGAAGGCTTTAGGGCAGCAAAAATAG
- a CDS encoding Sua5/YciO/YrdC/YwlC family protein — MSNKTIHWNGGLQPEAVNILSAEGGMIVCPTKVGYIIMTSDAKGLERKFDAKQRNRNKPGVVLCGSLEQLKELAQLNPEIESLYQQHWDKDVLLGCILPWKEEAVARIPEDGSKDLMMDRRQTSCFVIKFGIPGENLAKELWENHGKFSFASSANPSGKGNRGLVEGIGERIEAHADLIIEANDYVKSIQANESEKTRYEQGVMVAMVDEQGKLVPEQKGERNITPCPVLIRKGLDVDKIMSMLSDTFTTWDYRHGNYY, encoded by the coding sequence ATGAGCAATAAGACTATCCACTGGAACGGCGGCTTACAGCCAGAAGCAGTTAACATCCTGTCTGCTGAAGGCGGCATGATCGTCTGTCCGACCAAAGTCGGTTACATCATCATGACTTCAGATGCCAAAGGCCTGGAGCGCAAGTTTGATGCCAAGCAGCGCAACCGTAACAAGCCAGGCGTGGTGCTGTGTGGTTCTCTGGAGCAGTTGAAAGAGCTGGCGCAGCTGAACCCGGAAATCGAATCGCTGTATCAGCAGCACTGGGACAAAGACGTGCTGTTGGGCTGCATCCTGCCGTGGAAAGAAGAAGCCGTGGCGCGCATCCCGGAAGACGGTTCTAAAGATCTGATGATGGATCGCCGTCAGACCAGCTGCTTCGTGATCAAATTCGGCATCCCTGGCGAGAATCTGGCGAAAGAGCTGTGGGAAAACCACGGTAAATTCTCCTTCGCCAGCTCCGCGAATCCATCAGGCAAAGGCAACCGTGGCCTGGTTGAAGGCATCGGCGAGCGCATCGAAGCTCACGCTGACCTGATTATTGAAGCCAACGACTACGTGAAATCCATCCAGGCGAATGAGTCTGAGAAAACCCGTTACGAGCAGGGTGTGATGGTGGCGATGGTGGACGAGCAGGGCAAACTGGTTCCAGAGCAGAAAGGCGAGCGTAATATCACGCCGTGTCCGGTGCTGATCCGTAAAGGCCTGGATGTCGACAAAATCATGTCCATGCTGTCAGATACCTTCACCACCTGGGATTACCGTCACGGTAACTACTACTAA
- a CDS encoding GNAT family protein: MQLTFFTAEDKTVLSSWFTSQQEVTQWAGPGVAWPLTDSFLDTLLDSASQNPASLLTFAGRLEGKLVAVAQMGFDWDNRFVCLARVIVNPAMRGQKLAVQMLQSLVDAAFRDPNLDRIELQVYPFNTAAVRTYEKLGFVREGVRRACVVVDDECWDSAFYGLLRREYTLRSAA, encoded by the coding sequence ATGCAACTCACCTTTTTCACGGCAGAGGATAAAACTGTTCTGAGTAGCTGGTTCACTTCTCAGCAGGAGGTGACCCAGTGGGCTGGCCCCGGCGTGGCGTGGCCGCTGACCGACAGCTTTCTCGACACCCTGCTGGATTCAGCCAGCCAGAACCCGGCAAGCCTGTTGACCTTTGCAGGACGTCTGGAGGGGAAGCTGGTGGCGGTGGCACAGATGGGATTCGACTGGGATAATCGTTTTGTCTGCCTGGCACGGGTAATAGTCAATCCCGCTATGCGGGGGCAAAAACTGGCAGTACAGATGCTGCAATCCCTGGTGGATGCTGCCTTCAGAGATCCAAATCTTGATCGGATTGAACTCCAGGTTTATCCCTTTAATACTGCGGCTGTCAGAACTTATGAAAAGCTGGGATTTGTGCGGGAAGGCGTGCGGAGAGCCTGCGTGGTGGTGGACGATGAGTGTTGGGACAGTGCTTTTTACGGCCTGCTGCGCAGAGAGTACACCCTGCGCAGCGCCGCCTGA
- a CDS encoding SDR family oxidoreductase: MQQRALIVGVSGVIGTALAEKLTGEGWEVYGLSRGRTAVPAGCTSLTADLTDRDSVVKALDGLKVDKVFFSVWARQANEKENIRVNGGMVRNVIEALGDGLKGGHVALVTGLKHYLGPFDAYGKGAVPVTPFREEQGRQDVDNFYYAQEDEVFAGAEKYGFTWSVHRPHTIIGFALGNAMNMGQTLAVYASLCKQTGQPFVFPGSKAQWEGVTDMTDAHILAQQLEWAATTPSAQDQDYNVVNGDVFRWQWMWGEIADYFGIEAAPFPGEMQPLEGRMDAAPEQWQAIAKQFNLKEADIGRLVSWWHTDADLGRPMEVITDVSKSRKAGFTGYQCTRDAFIALFDKLKAEKLIPA, from the coding sequence ATGCAACAACGTGCACTTATCGTCGGCGTCAGCGGCGTAATCGGAACCGCTCTGGCGGAAAAACTCACCGGTGAAGGCTGGGAAGTTTACGGTCTTTCACGCGGACGCACGGCGGTGCCAGCAGGCTGCACGTCGTTAACGGCCGATCTCACCGATCGTGATTCCGTGGTGAAAGCCCTGGATGGCCTCAAAGTGGACAAAGTCTTTTTCAGCGTCTGGGCGCGTCAGGCCAATGAGAAAGAGAATATCCGCGTTAATGGCGGGATGGTGCGCAATGTGATCGAAGCGCTGGGTGATGGCCTTAAAGGCGGCCACGTTGCGCTGGTCACCGGCCTTAAGCACTATCTTGGCCCGTTCGATGCCTATGGCAAAGGCGCGGTGCCTGTGACCCCGTTCCGTGAAGAGCAGGGCCGCCAGGACGTGGATAACTTCTACTACGCGCAGGAAGATGAAGTCTTCGCCGGTGCTGAGAAGTATGGCTTTACCTGGAGCGTTCACCGTCCGCATACCATCATCGGCTTTGCGCTGGGTAATGCGATGAACATGGGCCAGACCCTGGCGGTCTATGCCAGCCTGTGCAAGCAGACCGGCCAGCCGTTTGTCTTCCCTGGCTCTAAAGCTCAGTGGGAAGGCGTTACCGATATGACCGATGCCCATATTCTGGCCCAGCAGCTGGAATGGGCGGCGACCACGCCTTCAGCGCAGGATCAGGATTACAACGTGGTGAACGGCGATGTCTTCCGCTGGCAGTGGATGTGGGGCGAGATCGCTGATTACTTCGGTATTGAAGCCGCGCCTTTCCCTGGCGAAATGCAGCCGCTGGAAGGCCGTATGGATGCCGCACCTGAGCAGTGGCAGGCCATTGCGAAGCAGTTCAATCTGAAAGAGGCGGATATCGGCAGGCTGGTTTCATGGTGGCATACCGATGCCGATCTGGGTCGTCCGATGGAAGTGATCACCGACGTCAGCAAGAGCCGCAAAGCGGGCTTTACGGGCTATCAGTGTACCCGGGATGCCTTTATTGCCCTGTTCGATAAGCTGAAAGCTGAGAAGTTAATTCCGGCTTAA